The following are from one region of the Hippocampus zosterae strain Florida chromosome 9, ASM2543408v3, whole genome shotgun sequence genome:
- the LOC127607160 gene encoding uncharacterized protein LOC127607160 isoform X2, with product MDELLLLTKTNKTFARSAALCFTETWLSDRHPDPALHLPGFRLLRADRDTELSGKSKGGGICFYINEEWCTDVTKLDAHCSPDLESLSLNCKPFYSPHPRTGRETALQAAKDQESSGARQSVPLLPESLR from the exons atggatgaacttcttctcctcacaaagaccaacaaaacatttgcacgttctgctgcgctctgcttcactgaaacctggctcagtgaccgccatccagatcccgcgctacatctacccggcttccgccttctccgagccgaccgcgacacggagctatcggggaaatcgaaaggtggtggtatttgcttctatatcaacgaagaatggtgcactgatgtcacgaagctcgacgcacactgcagcccggacctggagtcgctgtctttaaactgcaagccattctactcgccac atccacgaacaggacgtgagacggctcttcaagcagcaaaagatcaagaaagctccggggcccgacaaagtgtccccctcctgcctgaaagtctgcgctga